In the Corynebacterium gerontici genome, one interval contains:
- the yidD gene encoding membrane protein insertion efficiency factor YidD, whose amino-acid sequence MKQLLIAAVRFYQKHLSGLKMGSTCRFDPVCSSYALQALQEHGAWRGVLLSSARICKCGPWHPGGYDPVPTKAFGHEI is encoded by the coding sequence TGCTGCGGTTCGTTTCTACCAAAAGCACCTCTCTGGCCTTAAAATGGGATCCACGTGCCGTTTTGATCCTGTGTGTAGCTCATATGCTCTGCAAGCCTTGCAGGAGCATGGAGCTTGGCGGGGAGTACTGCTGAGTAGCGCCCGGATATGCAAATGTGGGCCGTGGCACCCCGGTGGCTACGACCCTGTGCCCACCAAGGCCTTCGGGCACGAAATTTAA